In Methanosarcina barkeri MS, a single window of DNA contains:
- a CDS encoding methyltransferase domain-containing protein, translating into MMDELISIYNHTNYDFRNYVFPGDKLSDLFNEWVDYYRMKFAIAKMIRPTSILEIGVRYGYSAITFLKASENATYLGIDNDSDTFGGNKGAGNWAKRITQNYKAEFLLANSRSMPTLPGDFYDLIHINDHQDGDGTFHNLELALEKGKWILVDGYFWSKENLLSATYFLNKYKDFIEFAVTIPSYAGELLIKTKSSAKHMFVEGLSKENSNLEGIIDSYKRYKGREFENSRLISISCLANPNKDMNILDVGCGRGELSYTLSKSGAHVTGIDDSSSAIKTAKAKYLANSSMKNLEFIQDNFLNHKFNKKYDRIIATDLIERVPEDKLELVILKIAELLKEDGLFITYIYPNKLYYQYTYEEKRKIAKEIGLYIPENPRTFYEDLRHVNEQTPQSLFLNLNKYFSHILTWVNDSQDLAGSLTHSFSSEEYNNARTILAVSSFEDLDRDRIVQLLSPRKLDRNGVNVEALSEKDSINTFSNKKFKLHITLKNNGKERLVSLPPCPVNISYHWLKTDGTCEVFDGLRTGILPALNPNEQRDLQVDIVAPQEHGEYQLQIDLVQEGCFWLQEITNKPLLNISAKVEQNPDECRLEESKMDTFEIKDDEINVEEIMEKIRENIRERKENEDPKDIEEIEHVFSEVSSNERSSQGSGIINSDYDLRNDTYSISSHRPFLGPFLIKGRKLVHGEVRRYVDPVFQKQSQLNYNLAGVLNDARETADFCSNKVEKLKSEIEQLEDENKLLKSKVEQLSSETEKLKFEVVSSIKKEVESIVSAVNLDLENKAWLNRVLESRIQKELGSQGTNSSGKANTQANASGKANAHINSSGRAAQNNSLGKTNAQNNASGKANTQATVSGNADPQINYYVFEERFRGSRENVLQHQTNFIGYFENCTNVLDIGCGRGEFLELAKQKGINARGIDVDEDMISFCKSKGLNAELKDAIKALEEIKDKSLDGIFISQVVEHLNPRYFVNMLSLCNKKMKYGFYIIIETVNPLSLFSLANFYIDLSHIKPVHPETLKFLVSNAGFRDIETKFLSPVSPEMKLRKFPNLEDTNQDKSMIDISNQNIDMINDALYGAQDYAVIGKK; encoded by the coding sequence ATGCAACTTATCTGGGGATAGATAACGATTCTGATACTTTTGGAGGAAATAAAGGGGCGGGGAACTGGGCCAAAAGAATCACACAAAATTACAAGGCAGAATTTTTGCTTGCCAATAGCCGGTCAATGCCTACATTACCTGGAGATTTCTATGACCTTATTCATATTAATGATCATCAGGATGGAGACGGTACATTCCATAATTTAGAACTTGCACTGGAAAAAGGGAAATGGATTCTGGTTGACGGTTATTTCTGGTCTAAAGAAAATTTATTGAGCGCAACTTATTTTTTAAATAAATATAAAGACTTTATCGAATTTGCTGTAACAATACCTTCCTACGCAGGCGAACTGCTGATTAAAACTAAAAGTTCAGCTAAGCATATGTTCGTAGAAGGCTTGAGTAAGGAAAATTCGAACCTAGAAGGCATTATTGACTCTTATAAAAGGTATAAAGGCAGAGAATTTGAAAATTCTCGTTTAATTTCCATATCCTGTCTTGCTAATCCGAATAAAGACATGAATATACTGGATGTAGGCTGTGGCAGAGGTGAGCTTTCCTACACCTTATCAAAGTCTGGAGCTCATGTGACCGGAATTGACGATTCTTCTTCTGCGATTAAGACGGCTAAAGCTAAATATTTAGCCAATAGCTCGATGAAGAATCTGGAATTTATTCAAGACAATTTTTTAAATCATAAGTTTAATAAAAAATATGATAGAATTATTGCAACAGATCTAATTGAGCGCGTTCCAGAAGATAAACTTGAATTAGTTATTCTAAAAATCGCCGAACTCCTTAAAGAAGACGGTTTATTTATTACATATATTTACCCCAATAAGTTGTACTACCAATATACGTATGAAGAAAAGCGAAAAATCGCAAAGGAAATAGGGCTTTATATTCCTGAAAACCCCAGGACGTTTTATGAAGATCTGAGACATGTCAATGAACAAACTCCTCAAAGCCTATTCCTTAATTTAAATAAATATTTTTCACATATATTGACATGGGTAAACGATTCTCAAGATTTAGCAGGTTCACTCACTCACTCTTTTAGTTCGGAAGAGTATAATAATGCCAGAACTATCCTTGCTGTAAGTTCTTTTGAAGATCTAGACAGGGATCGGATTGTTCAATTATTATCTCCCAGAAAACTTGACCGCAATGGAGTAAATGTAGAAGCTCTGTCGGAAAAAGATTCAATTAACACTTTCTCAAATAAAAAATTCAAGTTGCATATAACTCTTAAGAATAACGGAAAAGAGCGGCTCGTATCTCTACCTCCTTGTCCTGTGAATATCTCGTATCACTGGTTGAAAACTGATGGCACGTGTGAAGTTTTTGATGGACTCAGGACTGGAATACTACCTGCTTTAAATCCTAATGAACAGCGGGATCTTCAAGTGGATATTGTCGCTCCTCAAGAGCATGGGGAATATCAGTTGCAAATTGACCTCGTGCAAGAAGGCTGTTTCTGGCTTCAGGAAATTACTAATAAGCCTTTACTTAACATTAGCGCAAAAGTTGAGCAAAACCCGGATGAATGCAGGTTAGAGGAATCAAAAATGGATACGTTCGAGATTAAAGACGATGAAATCAATGTTGAAGAGATTATGGAAAAAATTCGTGAGAACATAAGGGAAAGAAAAGAAAATGAGGATCCAAAGGACATTGAAGAGATAGAACATGTATTTTCAGAGGTCTCCTCAAATGAAAGAAGTTCCCAGGGGTCCGGAATAATTAATTCTGATTATGATCTTCGTAACGATACCTATTCTATCAGTTCTCATCGTCCATTTTTGGGCCCATTTTTAATAAAAGGTAGAAAATTAGTTCATGGAGAGGTCAGACGTTATGTCGATCCCGTATTTCAGAAACAAAGTCAACTTAATTATAACCTTGCAGGCGTTCTCAATGATGCAAGGGAGACAGCAGACTTCTGTTCTAATAAAGTGGAGAAATTAAAATCGGAAATAGAACAACTCGAGGATGAAAACAAACTACTAAAATCTAAAGTTGAGCAACTAAGCAGTGAAACTGAAAAGTTGAAATTTGAAGTTGTCAGCAGTATAAAGAAAGAAGTCGAATCTATAGTTTCTGCTGTTAATCTGGACCTTGAGAACAAAGCCTGGCTTAACAGAGTACTTGAATCCAGAATACAGAAAGAGCTTGGAAGTCAGGGAACAAATTCTTCCGGAAAGGCTAACACCCAGGCGAATGCCTCTGGAAAAGCTAATGCTCATATTAATTCTTCCGGAAGAGCTGCCCAGAATAATTCCTTAGGAAAGACCAATGCTCAAAATAATGCATCCGGAAAGGCCAACACCCAGGCTACTGTCTCTGGAAACGCTGATCCTCAGATTAACTATTATGTATTTGAAGAAAGATTCCGCGGTTCAAGAGAAAATGTCCTGCAGCATCAGACAAACTTTATAGGTTATTTTGAGAATTGCACCAATGTGCTTGATATTGGATGTGGACGGGGAGAGTTTCTGGAACTAGCAAAACAAAAAGGTATCAATGCTCGAGGAATTGATGTCGATGAGGACATGATAAGCTTCTGTAAATCTAAGGGTCTGAATGCCGAATTAAAAGACGCTATAAAAGCTCTTGAAGAGATCAAGGACAAAAGCCTCGATGGGATTTTCATAAGTCAGGTAGTTGAACACCTCAATCCCAGGTATTTTGTTAATATGTTGAGTCTGTGCAACAAAAAAATGAAATACGGTTTTTACATTATTATCGAGACCGTTAACCCTCTATCTTTATTCTCCCTCGCGAACTTTTACATAGATCTCTCTCACATAAAACCTGTGCATCCAGAGACTCTAAAATTTTTAGTCAGCAATGCAGGTTTCCGTGATATTGAAACGAAATTTTTGTCCCCTGTATCTCCTGAAATGAAATTGAGAAAGTTTCCGAATCTTGAGGATACCAACCAGGACAAATCAATGATTGATATCTCTAACCAAAACATAGACATGATAAACGATGCCTTATATGGAGCCCAGGACTATGCGGTGATCGGGAAGAAATAA
- a CDS encoding S8 family serine peptidase produces the protein MEKKIHRPLRKDVSKLLCVICTSLLLVSLFSFTGLAGDINTSSTISSDDKISTSLTSELTKISENEQIPVIITLPNQKIAFNTAAGKSQIESEQKNLITFLKNEKSKNKVNEIKSIKIINAVAAKVTPEVLTSLAGRSDVSNIELDKVVSIKGQSELSFKKIESSATQSNSASINAWGVDKINAPAVWNQGITGKGITVAVVDTGIDATHPDLDDLDDNPSTNDPKVVGWIDYVNSESSAYDDNGHGTHVSGTVSGTGANGIQTGVAPGTKLIVAKVFDSEGDGYLSDCILGFEWAVNNNARIISFSGGSSEHDSLFTTAINKVVAAGVVPVIAAGNDGEGGSGTITCPGDELNSLTVGATDSSDVIADFSGRGPVTLNGQKYVKPDFSAPGVSVPSTYPGGEYAYGTGTSMATPHVSGAAALILQKNPTMTPAEVKKALEGAAVDLGSAGKDNDYGSGRIDAYSAVFGKGPVANFSATPTSGKVPLTVAFTDTSTGTPTKWFWNFGDGSKSYHQNPKHKYSKAGNYTVALTTKNTKGSNMVTKTDYIVVVSKPTAAFSASPTSGKAPLTVAFTDQSSGNPTKWKWSFGDGAISREKNPEHQYSQEGKYKITLTVSNSAGGSTVKKINYIKVTTNTRPGVYSKS, from the coding sequence GTGGAAAAAAAAATCCATAGGCCTTTAAGGAAAGATGTTTCTAAACTGTTATGTGTCATATGTACATCATTATTATTAGTATCTCTATTTTCATTTACCGGCTTGGCTGGAGATATAAACACATCCTCTACTATTAGCTCAGACGATAAGATCTCAACAAGTTTGACCTCCGAACTTACTAAAATTTCAGAAAACGAACAAATTCCAGTAATTATAACACTACCAAATCAGAAGATCGCGTTTAATACTGCTGCTGGAAAATCTCAAATTGAGAGTGAACAGAAAAATCTCATAACGTTTCTTAAAAATGAAAAATCAAAAAACAAGGTAAATGAAATAAAATCTATTAAAATTATTAATGCTGTTGCTGCTAAGGTAACCCCTGAAGTTTTAACTTCTCTTGCCGGAAGATCTGACGTTTCGAATATTGAACTTGACAAAGTTGTCTCTATAAAAGGGCAATCAGAACTTTCTTTCAAAAAAATAGAATCATCAGCTACCCAGTCGAATAGTGCATCCATAAATGCATGGGGAGTGGATAAGATTAACGCGCCTGCAGTATGGAATCAGGGTATAACCGGTAAAGGAATAACTGTTGCTGTCGTGGATACAGGAATTGATGCGACACATCCTGATCTTGATGATCTTGATGACAATCCCAGTACAAATGATCCGAAAGTTGTCGGCTGGATTGACTATGTAAACTCAGAGTCATCTGCTTATGATGATAACGGGCACGGCACTCATGTATCCGGAACCGTTTCAGGAACCGGGGCTAATGGAATACAAACAGGAGTTGCACCAGGTACAAAGCTGATTGTAGCAAAAGTTTTCGATTCAGAAGGTGATGGATATTTATCTGATTGTATTCTCGGTTTTGAGTGGGCAGTTAATAATAATGCCCGTATTATAAGTTTTAGCGGTGGATCTTCAGAACATGATTCGTTATTTACAACCGCGATAAACAAGGTGGTGGCGGCAGGTGTAGTTCCTGTTATAGCGGCTGGTAATGATGGTGAGGGTGGATCTGGCACAATCACATGCCCGGGTGATGAACTCAATTCACTCACTGTCGGTGCAACGGATTCCTCCGATGTAATCGCAGATTTCAGTGGTCGGGGTCCTGTCACTCTAAATGGCCAAAAATACGTTAAACCAGATTTCTCTGCGCCTGGTGTGTCTGTTCCTTCAACGTACCCAGGAGGTGAATATGCATATGGGACTGGAACTTCCATGGCAACACCACACGTTTCCGGTGCTGCAGCATTAATTCTGCAAAAAAACCCTACTATGACGCCGGCTGAAGTAAAGAAAGCATTAGAAGGTGCAGCAGTAGATCTTGGATCGGCAGGAAAGGATAATGATTACGGTTCAGGCAGGATCGATGCATACAGTGCAGTGTTTGGCAAAGGACCTGTTGCAAACTTTTCTGCAACTCCTACCTCTGGAAAAGTTCCATTAACAGTTGCCTTTACTGACACCAGTACAGGAACGCCTACTAAATGGTTCTGGAATTTTGGAGATGGATCAAAGTCATACCACCAAAATCCAAAGCATAAATATTCCAAAGCAGGTAATTATACGGTGGCTCTAACAACAAAAAATACTAAAGGTAGTAACATGGTAACAAAAACAGATTACATAGTAGTAGTCTCAAAACCTACTGCTGCATTTTCTGCATCTCCTACCTCCGGAAAAGCTCCATTAACTGTTGCCTTTACTGACCAGAGTTCAGGAAACCCCACTAAATGGAAATGGAGTTTTGGAGACGGAGCAATTTCAAGAGAAAAAAATCCAGAACATCAGTATTCACAGGAAGGAAAATATAAGATTACACTTACAGTAAGCAATTCGGCAGGTGGCAGTACTGTAAAGAAGATAAATTACATAAAAGTGACAACAAATACAAGACCAGGGGTATACTCTAAAAGCTAA
- a CDS encoding glycosyltransferase family 4 protein, which yields MKIAFVVPWYGEIPGGAESEYKNTAENLSRNGIEVEILTTCVKEFNSDWNSNYYEEGVFQLNNVIIRRFKVRQRNSRLFDRVNSKLIHNQKLSVKEEQIYIEEMINSDDLYRYLEAHGSDYDYFLFIPYMFGTTYYGSQIHPKKSYLIPCLHDESYAYMDIYKNMFQNVAGIIFHAEPEEKLANEIFDIKGKQIIIGEGIDTSISFEAKRFREKYGIYDDFILYAGRREPGKNTPLLIDFFCKYKLKNQNELKLILMGSGEVSIPEKFKKEIFDLGFVKKQDKYDAFAAASLFCQPSIKEIFSIVIMESWLCLTPVLVHSGCAVTKNHCIKGKSGLYFENYEEFEGCVNFYLNNPQLRRKMAINGKKYVDENFNWDLIVEKYVRFLEEA from the coding sequence ATGAAGATTGCATTTGTTGTTCCCTGGTATGGAGAGATTCCGGGCGGTGCGGAAAGTGAATATAAAAATACGGCTGAGAACCTTTCCAGAAATGGAATTGAAGTTGAAATCCTTACTACCTGCGTGAAAGAGTTCAATTCGGATTGGAACTCCAATTATTATGAAGAAGGAGTATTCCAACTAAATAATGTTATAATTCGAAGATTTAAAGTCCGACAAAGGAACAGTAGACTATTTGATCGTGTTAACTCAAAATTGATACACAACCAGAAACTTTCGGTGAAAGAAGAGCAGATATACATCGAAGAGATGATTAATAGCGACGATCTTTACCGATACCTTGAAGCTCATGGTTCCGACTACGATTACTTCCTGTTTATACCTTACATGTTCGGAACTACATATTATGGGTCTCAAATCCACCCGAAAAAATCATATTTAATACCCTGCCTTCACGATGAGAGCTACGCATATATGGACATTTATAAGAATATGTTCCAGAACGTGGCAGGGATAATATTCCATGCTGAACCCGAAGAAAAACTTGCAAACGAAATATTCGACATTAAAGGCAAGCAGATAATTATAGGAGAAGGCATAGACACCAGTATTTCCTTTGAAGCAAAGAGATTTCGGGAGAAATATGGAATCTATGATGATTTCATTCTTTATGCTGGAAGGCGGGAGCCAGGTAAAAACACTCCTCTTCTAATTGATTTTTTTTGTAAGTATAAGCTGAAAAATCAGAATGAGCTTAAGCTCATCTTGATGGGAAGCGGAGAGGTCAGTATCCCGGAAAAGTTTAAAAAAGAGATATTTGACCTGGGTTTTGTTAAGAAACAGGATAAATATGATGCGTTTGCTGCTGCAAGTCTTTTTTGTCAACCCTCAATTAAAGAAATCTTTTCAATAGTGATAATGGAATCATGGTTATGTCTTACCCCAGTTCTGGTTCATTCCGGATGCGCTGTAACAAAGAACCATTGTATTAAAGGTAAGTCTGGATTGTATTTTGAAAATTACGAGGAATTTGAAGGATGCGTTAACTTTTACTTAAATAATCCTCAGTTAAGAAGAAAAATGGCTATAAATGGGAAGAAATATGTAGATGAGAACTTTAACTGGGACCTGATTGTTGAAAAATATGTACGGTTTCTTGAAGAGGCTTGA
- a CDS encoding glycosyltransferase family 4 protein: MKIALVVQRYGLEVNGGAEFHCRLVAEHLSKYFKVEVLTTCAVDYTTWKNEYPAGIETLNGVRVRRFRVDYERDLLAFNKFSEKILGNSPTYEDEVKWMKMQGPYSTHLLNYIKNAKDDYTCFIFFTYLYCTTFFGLPQVKEKALLVPTAHDEPPIYLSIFDSLFKSPRRFIFNTEEEKNFVTSKFRVSNIPSDVVGVGIDIPDKTNAALFARKYNLDDFIIFVGRVDESKGCQELFEYFLRYKKEKESSVKLVLLGKQTMKIPQSPDILSLGFVPEQDKFEGIKAAKLLVMPSKYESLSMVLLESWLCKTPVLVNGKCDVLKGQCIRGNAGLYYENYEEFKACLDLLLARDEMRNVMGKNGMEFVLQNYSWENIENKYISILQKIENLSLPD; this comes from the coding sequence ATGAAAATCGCTTTAGTCGTCCAGCGGTATGGCCTGGAAGTTAACGGAGGGGCCGAATTCCACTGCAGGCTAGTAGCTGAACATTTATCAAAATACTTTAAGGTAGAAGTGTTAACTACCTGTGCAGTAGACTACACAACCTGGAAGAATGAATATCCTGCAGGGATCGAAACCTTAAATGGAGTGAGGGTCAGGAGATTTCGTGTTGATTATGAAAGAGATTTACTGGCATTTAATAAATTCTCTGAGAAAATCCTTGGAAATAGCCCCACCTACGAAGACGAAGTTAAATGGATGAAAATGCAGGGCCCGTATTCAACACACTTATTAAATTACATAAAAAATGCTAAAGATGATTATACTTGCTTTATCTTTTTTACCTATCTTTACTGTACTACCTTCTTCGGCCTTCCACAGGTGAAAGAAAAAGCTCTACTTGTTCCTACGGCACACGACGAACCTCCGATCTATTTGTCGATATTTGACTCGCTCTTCAAATCTCCCAGGCGGTTTATTTTTAATACCGAAGAAGAGAAGAATTTTGTCACCTCAAAATTCAGGGTTTCGAATATACCTTCTGATGTTGTGGGTGTAGGTATAGATATTCCGGATAAAACTAATGCAGCTTTGTTTGCCCGCAAGTATAATCTGGATGATTTCATTATCTTTGTCGGAAGAGTAGACGAGTCTAAAGGTTGTCAGGAGCTGTTTGAGTATTTTCTTCGGTATAAAAAGGAAAAGGAATCTTCGGTTAAACTCGTGTTACTGGGAAAACAGACTATGAAGATCCCTCAAAGCCCTGATATCCTTTCCTTAGGTTTTGTTCCTGAACAGGATAAGTTTGAAGGAATCAAAGCGGCAAAACTATTAGTAATGCCCTCAAAGTACGAAAGTTTGTCTATGGTCCTGCTTGAATCCTGGCTTTGTAAAACTCCTGTACTTGTAAATGGGAAGTGTGACGTGTTAAAAGGTCAGTGTATCAGAGGCAATGCCGGCCTGTACTACGAAAACTATGAGGAATTTAAGGCGTGTCTGGACCTTCTACTGGCAAGAGATGAAATGAGGAATGTTATGGGTAAAAATGGGATGGAGTTTGTTTTGCAAAATTACTCATGGGAAAATATAGAAAATAAGTATATTTCAATATTACAGAAAATTGAAAATCTATCCTTACCGGACTGA